TAGGTTTGGACTTACGCACTAATATGGAGTCACCGGGTGAttatatttgtatcaaaagttttTTTATGCATGTTGATAGAGCAACCAGATTTCACCCGTAAATTTCAGTATTTTGGAATTTTTCCTCTTCTCCTATTGAATTTGTTGTTCTCAAACATCTCAAGAAAATCTAAAGCCTCTTCAAACTCTAGCTCAAATCCCTCTTCATCATCATAGTTTTCGACTTCGCCTTCGTAGCCAACCACACTTTCTAGAACCAAATCAATGCAAGAACTTGAACTTCTTCTTCCAGACGATGCACTTAGTGATGTATCAGTGTCTGACAACGATGATGAACTAAAAGATGCGGCTACTGAAAAATAttcagcatcatcatcatcatcactaatATGCGCAACACTACTTGAGAAATTCTTTTGAATCTTCAAAAGAACATTATCCAGAAACTTCAATTTGGCTTCTTGAATTGTTAAGCTGTAATCTGCAGAGCAATACTTGCACGAGTCCACAAATTCGGGTAGACACTTATAACAAGTTTGTTCAATATTTCCACATGAGTTGCAAAAGGTATTGCAACACTCATGGAAAACAAACATCGAGAAAGAAGTTTTTGGAGCAGGAGTGCAATTCTTGCATGAATCACATGTTTCTGGCAGACACTTGTAACATCTTTCTTCAGATTTCTTCCCACATGAGTTGCAAAAGAGATTGCAAGACTCACCGCACAAAGACATCGTAAAAAAACTATCCTTTCTGATCAATATTTCAAACACACTTTTTTTCCATCTATACAAAAATAGACTTATATTATAGGAGGGTTGCAAGTCTAGTTCGTTTTGGATTCCAATCTTTAGTTAGGTCGGGAAATCCATTTTAAGAGAGTCCTAAATCCCCCTCGTATTTTTAGAAATTTACTAGGCCATTGAATTTTTTGAGGGCCTTCATTAAATTGCTAGCGGGCCGTCAAGGCCCACCCTAGGAGTCCCTAACTTGGGGTCCCCAAAACAAAATTCGGGGTGCCCTCATCATTTGGATAGCGGCCCGGCCCATCTACCACGTACCAAAAAATGTTTATCAACCGAAGATGAAAGGAGAACCACACATTACCAATGGAGATACCAGCAACAGTAGATGAATTGCCACTAGTTCTAACCCTATTTCCATTCCCACACATCCCCAAAATCAAAGAAGAATTCTCTAAAAAATTCACAACTTTATTCAATAAACCAGAGAATTCAATATCCTTGCAGGAATTCCTAACTACAAATCGACAGTCTCAGTCTGTTAGAGTGCTGATCAGTTATCCTAAGACTCCAGTCACTTCTGAGATTCTGAACTGTTTGCCATCTTTGGGTTGTGTCTTGACAGTTTCTGCTGGTACTGATCATATAGACTTGGTTGAATGCAGAAGAAGAGGTATAGCTGTTTGCAATGCTGGTACTATTTACTCCGAGGATGTTGCGGATTTTGCAGTTGGCCTTTTGATTGATGTCCTCAGGAAAATCTCGGCTGCTGATCGATATGTTCGTGCCAGTCTCTGGCCTGTAAAAGGCGAGTATCCTCTGGGTTCTAAGGTCAgtttttttgttttaaattttggTTCATAAAAAAAATGTTGATCCTAGGAGGATATATGATTGTTTGGAAATCTATGTAATTGAAGATTATTAGGCATCAACAATATCTACCCATATATTCAGGATTACATTAGAATGGTGGAAGTGTATGGCACCATATATTATAGGATTACATTAGAATGAGATTTATAGAAAACACATACATtggaatggtgcaagtgtatgaCAGATTCCTCTTAGGACCAAGAGCAACTCTGAATTTACATTTTGTATTTGAGTTGAGTAAAATCGTGCTTTCACTAGGTGTCAATGATATTATACTGGAGAAAAAATTATTATGCAGAATCTGTAGGGAAGAAAAAAATTAGAGTTCATAATAGGTgatatgattttatttatttttgtctgtGTAGTTGATATGATTCTCCTATGTCAACGGAATTGTTTGATCTCTGCAGCTGGGTGGCAAACGAGTAGGAATCCTTGGGCTAGGTAGTATTGGCACGGAGGTGGCAAAAAGATTAGAGGCATGTGGCTGCATTATCTCATACAACTCGAGAAATAAGAAACTATCCGTTCCATTCCCCTACTATTCAAATGTCATTGATCTTGCATCCAACAGTGATGTCCTCATTGTTTCTTGTGAGCTAAATAAAGAAACCTTCCACATCATTAACAAGGACGTTATGTCGGCATTAGGAAAGAATGGAATCATCATAAATGTTGGACGTGGAGCGTTAGTTGACGAGAAGGAATTAGTGCGGTGTTTGGTGCAAAGAGAGATTCGGGGTGCAGGGTTAGACGTATTTGAGAATGAACCTGATGTTCCTAAAGAGCTCTTCGAATTGGATAATGTTGTCCTGTCTCCACATAAAGCTGTGCTTACTTCGGAATCCTTCGCGGCCCTACATGAACTGATACTAGCCAACTTAGATGCTTTCTTCTCTGATAAACCTTTGTTGTCTTTGGTCAAGAATGATTGAAACAGCCATCTAATAGATATTGTGCAAAACTGGTGTTGCAGAGTAATCTGAACCAATTGATTGGCGTGTTCAATATATTTGATAACTTAATATGAAGAAAATTGGTTCTGAACAAAAATGAACTGAAACAAGTTGTAGCATTGATATACTGGttatgaaaatatatttgtttttgcTGTGTAACTATTTAATCTTATTTCCTTGTTCTTTCATGTTGTCGTTGACCCCAGATAGCTTATCATCAAAAACATTAGCCTTTGGGAGTTCGATTCTCAATAGGGAAACATTGCCTTCTCTCGTTTTGATATTGACATGCAGTGCTGGTCTT
The nucleotide sequence above comes from Papaver somniferum cultivar HN1 chromosome 8, ASM357369v1, whole genome shotgun sequence. Encoded proteins:
- the LOC113305286 gene encoding glyoxylate/hydroxypyruvate reductase HPR3-like; translated protein: MEIPATVDELPLVLTLFPFPHIPKIKEEFSKKFTTLFNKPENSISLQEFLTTNRQSQSVRVLISYPKTPVTSEILNCLPSLGCVLTVSAGTDHIDLVECRRRGIAVCNAGTIYSEDVADFAVGLLIDVLRKISAADRYVRASLWPVKGEYPLGSKLGGKRVGILGLGSIGTEVAKRLEACGCIISYNSRNKKLSVPFPYYSNVIDLASNSDVLIVSCELNKETFHIINKDVMSALGKNGIIINVGRGALVDEKELVRCLVQREIRGAGLDVFENEPDVPKELFELDNVVLSPHKAVLTSESFAALHELILANLDAFFSDKPLLSLVKND